The following are encoded together in the Actinoplanes sp. N902-109 genome:
- a CDS encoding type II secretion system protein J: MRKQPAPNRVSDAGFTLIDVMVSAAVMTVVTAVFATSILAMYRAANAVDAKSVGQTQLGLVLQRLDREVRYAKGIATTPAAGAATVDFLGVQNTCFQLRVEAGVLAQRSWAYGQNPPQPTAWQTLASGVVTSTPFTYLAPTDRLGYQQLALTLKSGTDAEQAVFTALNTSRTSGNDYCAAGRSLL, translated from the coding sequence ATGAGGAAGCAGCCCGCGCCGAACCGGGTGTCCGACGCGGGCTTCACCCTCATCGACGTCATGGTGTCGGCCGCCGTGATGACAGTGGTGACGGCCGTGTTCGCCACCAGCATCCTGGCGATGTACCGGGCGGCGAACGCGGTCGACGCCAAGTCCGTCGGACAGACCCAGCTCGGTCTGGTGCTGCAGCGGCTGGACCGGGAGGTCCGCTACGCGAAGGGCATCGCCACCACACCGGCAGCCGGCGCCGCGACGGTTGACTTCCTGGGTGTCCAGAACACCTGCTTCCAGCTGCGGGTCGAGGCTGGTGTCCTGGCTCAGCGCTCATGGGCGTACGGACAGAACCCACCGCAACCCACCGCCTGGCAGACGCTCGCCTCGGGGGTGGTCACGAGCACGCCGTTCACCTATCTGGCGCCCACCGACCGGCTCGGCTACCAGCAGCTCGCCCTCACGCTGAAGTCGGGCACCGATGCCGAACAGGCCGTTTTCACCGCCCTCAACACCTCCCGCACCAGCGGCAACGACTACTGCGCCGCCGGCCGCAGCCTGCTCTGA
- a CDS encoding FAD-binding protein: MEDCIVVGAGAAGLSAGLALARRSTLVVDAGQQNNLAPPASAACPGTTDGRLPSITPSPARSSACRL, translated from the coding sequence ATGGAAGATTGCATCGTGGTCGGCGCGGGGGCGGCCGGTCTGAGCGCGGGTCTTGCCCTGGCCCGCCGTAGCACCCTGGTCGTCGACGCCGGCCAGCAGAACAACCTCGCGCCACCAGCATCGGCGGCCTGTCCGGGCACGACCGATGGGCGCCTGCCGAGTATTACGCCGTCGCCCGCGCGCAGCTCAGCGTGCAGGCTATAA
- a CDS encoding NAD-dependent epimerase/dehydratase family protein, which yields MNVIVFGATGMVGQSVLHASLSDPSVEQVLAVVRTPTGVQHPNLREVLLADFADLTPIEDKLIGYDACFYCLGVSSVGLDEAPYTKVNYEYPVAAAHTLAKINPDMTFVYVSGGGTDPNGRQMWARVKGRTENTVIETFRNGYAFRPGMVQPTFRTTSKTNWFRTMYALTAPAFPLLERIAPQYAITTDRLGRAMLRAARTGFPQHIVENRDLR from the coding sequence ATGAATGTCATCGTTTTCGGCGCGACCGGCATGGTGGGCCAAAGCGTGCTGCACGCGAGCCTGTCGGATCCGAGCGTCGAGCAAGTGCTAGCGGTGGTGCGCACGCCAACCGGGGTCCAGCACCCGAATCTGCGCGAGGTACTGCTGGCCGACTTCGCCGATCTGACGCCGATCGAGGACAAGCTGATCGGGTACGACGCCTGTTTCTACTGTCTCGGGGTGTCGTCAGTCGGCCTGGACGAGGCCCCTTACACCAAGGTCAACTACGAGTACCCGGTCGCGGCCGCGCACACGCTCGCGAAGATCAACCCTGACATGACGTTCGTTTACGTCTCGGGAGGCGGCACCGACCCCAACGGCCGGCAGATGTGGGCCCGGGTCAAGGGCCGCACCGAGAACACCGTCATCGAAACCTTCCGGAACGGCTACGCCTTCCGTCCGGGTATGGTCCAGCCAACGTTCCGCACCACCTCGAAGACCAACTGGTTCCGCACCATGTATGCGCTGACCGCCCCCGCGTTTCCCTTGCTCGAGCGAATCGCCCCGCAATACGCAATCACCACCGACCGGCTCGGCCGCGCCATGCTGCGCGCCGCCCGCACCGGGTTTCCACAACACATCGTGGAGAACCGCGACCTTCGATAG
- a CDS encoding DUF2306 domain-containing protein, whose amino-acid sequence MKHVRRTQIEAALLVNRCHKNFFDGVHRQEMVQEMVTSTAQPPRARRRPGSRISWTVVTLISLAIAGYFVGQYASGNLQALAADEVGLATTYANRPGFVQAAFWIHIISAGLALAVGPFQFAKPVRRRFPAVHRWIGRIYVVSIAFASASGLVMAVYSSAALIGFFGFGTLAVLWGWTTYRGYRAVRTGDIASHQAWMIRSFALTFAAPTLRLWLGTLIGIQLLAGRTDFDQIFDNSYAVVPFMCWLPNIVVAEVMIYRRNLPGLRFSPSPTSRRRAQAVTGAGA is encoded by the coding sequence ATGAAGCACGTTCGACGAACGCAGATTGAAGCTGCACTCCTCGTAAATCGCTGTCACAAAAATTTCTTCGACGGCGTCCACAGACAGGAAATGGTTCAAGAGATGGTCACATCGACAGCGCAACCACCAAGGGCACGGCGCCGCCCCGGATCCCGCATCAGCTGGACCGTGGTCACCTTGATCTCGCTGGCGATCGCCGGCTACTTCGTCGGTCAGTACGCCAGCGGCAACCTCCAGGCCCTTGCTGCCGACGAGGTCGGGCTGGCAACGACTTACGCGAACCGGCCGGGGTTTGTGCAGGCCGCGTTCTGGATTCACATCATCTCGGCCGGCCTGGCTCTGGCCGTGGGTCCGTTCCAGTTCGCCAAGCCGGTTCGTCGACGTTTCCCCGCCGTGCACCGCTGGATCGGGCGCATCTACGTGGTGTCCATCGCGTTCGCTTCGGCCTCAGGACTGGTGATGGCCGTCTACAGCTCCGCGGCGTTGATCGGGTTCTTCGGTTTCGGCACTCTGGCCGTGCTGTGGGGATGGACCACCTACCGCGGTTACCGGGCCGTCAGGACGGGTGACATCGCCAGCCATCAGGCGTGGATGATCCGTAGTTTCGCGCTGACCTTCGCGGCTCCGACTCTGCGTTTGTGGCTCGGGACGCTGATCGGCATCCAGTTGCTGGCCGGCCGCACCGACTTCGACCAGATCTTCGACAATTCCTACGCCGTCGTTCCGTTCATGTGCTGGCTGCCGAACATCGTGGTGGCCGAAGTCATGATCTACCGGCGTAACCTTCCCGGCCTGAGGTTCTCACCCTCACCGACCTCACGTCGCAGGGCTCAGGCAGTGACCGGGGCCGGGGCCTGA
- a CDS encoding CPBP family intramembrane glutamic endopeptidase — translation MTVNLDRPPATRSQLRWEIAIVLLLSLGQSAVYAVVSLVAKLTAGKPLSQQTATLNPSQSPRPYLDLTYQLLGIIFALIPVLLALYLLNRDRPALGIDFRRPAADLGWGTALAAAIGIPGLLLVYVAAQLGLNARIIPAALQPVWWAVPVLILSAIQNAVLEEVIVVGYLITRLRTFSWRLWWIVAASAVLRGSYHLYQGFGAFVGNAVMGVIFALFFLRKGRVMPLVVAHSILDIAAFVGYTLLPDSWLTWL, via the coding sequence GTGACGGTGAATCTTGACCGGCCCCCAGCCACCCGCAGCCAGCTGCGCTGGGAAATCGCCATCGTGCTGCTGCTGTCGCTCGGCCAGTCCGCCGTCTATGCGGTCGTGTCCCTCGTGGCGAAGCTCACCGCCGGGAAGCCGCTGTCCCAGCAGACCGCCACGCTGAACCCGTCCCAGTCGCCGCGGCCGTACCTCGACCTGACGTACCAGCTGCTCGGGATCATCTTCGCCCTGATCCCGGTGCTCCTCGCGCTCTACCTGCTCAACCGGGACCGCCCGGCGCTCGGCATCGACTTCCGCCGCCCGGCCGCCGACCTCGGCTGGGGCACCGCGCTGGCTGCGGCCATCGGCATCCCCGGCCTCCTGCTCGTGTACGTCGCAGCGCAGCTCGGCCTCAACGCGCGGATCATCCCCGCAGCCCTGCAACCGGTCTGGTGGGCGGTGCCGGTGCTGATCCTCTCGGCGATCCAGAACGCCGTGCTCGAGGAAGTGATCGTGGTCGGCTATCTGATCACCCGGCTGCGCACCTTCAGCTGGCGGCTCTGGTGGATCGTGGCCGCCAGCGCGGTGCTGCGCGGCTCCTACCACCTCTACCAGGGCTTCGGCGCCTTCGTCGGCAACGCTGTCATGGGCGTGATCTTCGCGCTCTTCTTCCTGCGCAAGGGCCGGGTCATGCCGCTCGTCGTGGCGCACAGCATCCTCGACATCGCGGCCTTCGTCGGCTACACGCTGCTGCCGGACAGCTGGCTCACCTGGCTGTAA
- a CDS encoding GAF domain-containing sensor histidine kinase: protein MRAPPPENEAGRLAALHEARVLDTLPEEDFDDIALLASEICGTPIGLVTLIAEDRQWFKAKVGLDLDGAHRDVAFCSYVVHGHDLLEVPDTQVDPRFHDNPLVTGDDNFRFYAGAPVILDGTHAVGTVCVIDNEPRELTTAQRRALRSLARHASVQLELRKYARHAGEIADRMRQLDRMKDSFLASVSHELRTPLASIRGYLEMLLEDELDADTSQRFLLVMQRNSDRLLRLIDDLLTVARLHDDGLDLDLAEVDLAELAHQVVLSCRPLAEHREVKLRDRTASPVHVRGDAKRLNQALNHLIVNALKFTAPGGEIAVTSTNDGEPELTITDTGVGIPAGDLPHVFDRFFRSASADTMAVPGPGIGLAIVRSIIDAHHGSIHLDSEPGIGTTVRLILPRP, encoded by the coding sequence GTGAGAGCACCTCCGCCCGAGAACGAAGCCGGCCGGCTGGCCGCGCTGCACGAGGCCCGGGTGCTGGACACCCTCCCCGAGGAGGACTTCGACGACATCGCGCTGCTCGCGTCCGAGATCTGCGGCACCCCGATCGGCTTGGTCACGCTGATCGCCGAGGATCGGCAGTGGTTCAAGGCCAAGGTCGGGCTCGACCTGGACGGCGCTCACCGGGATGTGGCGTTCTGCTCCTACGTCGTACACGGGCATGACCTGCTCGAAGTGCCGGACACCCAGGTCGATCCGCGGTTCCACGACAACCCGCTGGTGACCGGCGACGACAACTTCCGGTTCTATGCCGGTGCGCCGGTGATCCTGGACGGCACCCACGCCGTCGGCACGGTCTGCGTGATCGACAACGAGCCGCGCGAGCTCACCACCGCGCAGCGCCGGGCCCTGCGCAGCCTCGCCCGGCACGCATCGGTGCAGCTGGAACTGCGCAAGTACGCCCGGCACGCCGGGGAGATCGCCGACCGGATGCGCCAGCTCGACCGGATGAAGGACTCGTTCCTGGCCAGCGTCAGCCACGAATTGCGCACGCCGCTCGCCTCGATCCGCGGCTACCTGGAGATGCTGCTGGAGGATGAGCTGGACGCGGACACCTCGCAGCGCTTCCTGCTGGTCATGCAGCGCAACTCGGACCGGCTGCTGCGGCTCATCGATGATCTGCTGACGGTGGCCCGGCTGCACGACGACGGGCTCGACCTGGACCTCGCCGAGGTGGATCTGGCCGAGCTGGCCCACCAGGTGGTGCTGTCCTGCCGCCCGCTGGCCGAGCACCGCGAGGTCAAGCTGCGCGACCGGACGGCCAGCCCGGTGCACGTACGGGGGGATGCCAAGCGGCTGAACCAGGCGCTCAACCATCTGATCGTCAACGCCCTCAAGTTCACCGCGCCGGGCGGCGAGATCGCCGTGACCAGCACGAACGACGGCGAACCGGAGCTGACCATCACCGACACCGGGGTCGGCATCCCGGCCGGCGACCTGCCGCACGTCTTCGACCGCTTCTTCCGCAGCGCGTCCGCGGACACCATGGCCGTGCCCGGGCCCGGCATCGGGCTGGCGATCGTGCGCTCGATCATCGACGCCCATCACGGCAGCATCCACCTGGACAGCGAACCGGGCATCGGCACCACTGTGCGGCTGATCCTGCCCCGACCCTAG
- a CDS encoding YbhB/YbcL family Raf kinase inhibitor-like protein yields MSLERAQAPDPYDILPPVPAFTVTSTDVVDGQQLDELHVHTSVGGKNLSPQLAWSGFPAETRGFVVTCFDPDAPTGSGFWHWVVVNLPASVTELARGVDPLPEGAFTIRTDYGEAGYGGAAPPPGDRPHRYVFAVHALDVDRLEVGADATPAYVGFNLAFHTLARATIRPTYQVKG; encoded by the coding sequence ATGAGCCTGGAGCGTGCCCAAGCACCGGATCCGTACGACATCCTGCCGCCGGTGCCCGCGTTCACGGTGACAAGCACGGACGTGGTCGACGGTCAGCAGCTCGACGAGCTTCACGTGCACACCAGCGTCGGCGGCAAGAACCTGTCGCCGCAACTGGCCTGGTCCGGCTTCCCGGCCGAGACCCGCGGCTTCGTGGTGACCTGCTTCGACCCGGACGCGCCGACCGGCAGTGGTTTCTGGCACTGGGTCGTGGTCAATTTGCCGGCCTCGGTGACCGAGCTGGCCCGCGGCGTGGACCCGCTGCCGGAGGGAGCATTCACCATCCGCACCGACTACGGCGAGGCGGGCTATGGCGGTGCCGCGCCGCCGCCCGGTGACCGGCCGCACCGGTACGTGTTCGCGGTGCACGCCCTCGACGTGGACCGGCTCGAGGTCGGCGCGGACGCCACCCCGGCGTACGTCGGTTTCAACCTCGCGTTCCACACGCTGGCCCGGGCGACGATCCGGCCCACGTACCAGGTCAAGGGCTGA
- a CDS encoding C40 family peptidase produces the protein MAAVIAYARAQVGKRYTSGGEGPASFDCSGLTKRAYAQAGIALPHSSGAQAARARTVSRSSARAGDLVVGPGHVGVYMGGGMMIDAGNPGTGVVYRRLYRGLHIERF, from the coding sequence ATGGCCGCAGTGATCGCCTATGCCCGCGCCCAGGTGGGCAAACGCTATACCAGCGGTGGCGAGGGCCCGGCCTCTTTCGACTGTTCGGGTCTCACCAAGCGCGCCTATGCCCAGGCCGGCATCGCCCTGCCGCACTCCTCGGGAGCCCAGGCGGCCCGGGCGCGGACCGTTTCCCGCTCGTCGGCCCGCGCCGGGGATCTCGTTGTCGGACCGGGTCACGTGGGCGTGTACATGGGTGGCGGAATGATGATCGACGCCGGCAACCCGGGCACCGGGGTGGTCTATCGGCGGCTCTACCGGGGGTTGCACATCGAACGTTTCTGA
- a CDS encoding class I SAM-dependent methyltransferase produces MADITGDQRIQSEVLEGLATAVNHRQWFVELAIPYLGDNPIEIGSGLGDYALAWSEHVPHFTATEADPDRLVQLKERLADHPTIDVRQLLLPAADAAGEYSAAVSYNVLEHIEDHVGALRSMAELVRPGGRVILIVPAFMFAMSQVDIATGHIRRYTKKSMRAAMTEAGLTIEKLHYANALGLIGYYGATSIFKLAPKEGPMVKIYDSLVLPVTKAAESVVKPPFGQSVFVVAKVPG; encoded by the coding sequence ATGGCAGACATCACTGGAGACCAGCGGATCCAGTCCGAAGTGCTCGAAGGCCTCGCCACGGCTGTGAACCACCGGCAGTGGTTCGTCGAGCTGGCAATCCCGTACCTGGGAGACAACCCGATCGAGATCGGCAGCGGTCTCGGCGACTACGCCCTGGCCTGGTCGGAGCACGTCCCGCACTTCACCGCCACCGAGGCGGACCCGGACCGGCTGGTGCAGCTCAAGGAGCGCCTGGCCGACCACCCCACGATCGACGTGCGTCAGCTCCTGCTGCCGGCGGCCGACGCCGCGGGTGAGTACAGCGCCGCCGTGTCCTACAACGTGCTCGAGCACATCGAGGACCACGTGGGCGCGCTGCGCAGCATGGCCGAGCTGGTCCGCCCGGGCGGCCGGGTCATCCTGATCGTCCCCGCGTTCATGTTCGCGATGAGCCAGGTCGACATCGCGACGGGCCACATCCGCCGCTACACCAAGAAGTCGATGCGGGCCGCGATGACCGAGGCCGGCCTCACCATCGAGAAGCTGCACTACGCGAACGCGCTGGGCCTGATCGGCTACTACGGCGCGACGAGCATCTTCAAGCTGGCCCCCAAGGAGGGCCCGATGGTGAAGATCTACGACAGCCTGGTGCTGCCGGTGACCAAGGCCGCGGAGAGCGTCGTGAAGCCGCCGTTCGGTCAGTCCGTCTTCGTCGTGGCGAAGGTGCCCGGCTGA
- a CDS encoding globin domain-containing protein yields MGDLGRLLKESWSLVEERQDKVAGYFYARLFLSHPELRELFPVHMDAQRARLLTAVVTVMQSIDDPVRIDQYLHELGRDHRKFRVDAEHYEILGAALIEALRQVAGAQWDAEYDRAWAEAYAMITEKMLAGAAADTNPPFWHAEVVAHERRGHDIAVFTVRPLQPLDFRAGQHLSVECPKYQPRLWRPYSPANAPRRDNTIDFHVRAVGAGWVSGALVRRLQVGDMLRLAAPNGAMNLDRRSTRDAVFVAGSTGLAPVKSLLEELTRYNRTRWVHVFFGARTREDLYDLADLNRLAARYPWLSVVPACSEDPTYPGERGTIPDVVARYGPWNEHDFFVAGSHAMVRATLGTLAGLQVPAIRIKYDAFDEF; encoded by the coding sequence ATGGGAGACCTCGGACGCTTGCTCAAGGAGAGCTGGAGCCTCGTCGAGGAACGCCAGGACAAGGTCGCCGGCTATTTCTACGCGCGGCTCTTCCTGTCACATCCCGAACTGCGGGAGCTTTTCCCCGTACACATGGATGCGCAGCGGGCCCGGTTGTTGACCGCTGTCGTCACCGTCATGCAGTCGATCGATGATCCGGTCCGGATCGACCAGTACCTGCACGAGCTGGGCCGGGACCACCGTAAGTTCCGGGTGGACGCCGAGCACTACGAGATCCTGGGCGCTGCGCTGATCGAGGCTCTGCGACAGGTCGCCGGGGCGCAGTGGGATGCCGAGTACGACCGGGCCTGGGCCGAGGCGTACGCCATGATCACCGAGAAGATGCTGGCCGGGGCGGCCGCCGACACCAACCCGCCGTTCTGGCACGCCGAGGTGGTCGCGCACGAGCGGCGCGGGCACGACATCGCGGTGTTCACCGTGCGGCCGCTGCAACCGCTGGACTTCCGCGCCGGGCAGCACCTGAGCGTGGAGTGCCCGAAGTACCAGCCCCGGTTGTGGCGCCCGTACTCGCCGGCCAACGCCCCGCGCCGGGACAACACGATCGACTTCCATGTACGCGCCGTGGGTGCGGGCTGGGTGTCCGGCGCGCTGGTGCGGCGGCTGCAGGTGGGCGACATGCTCCGGCTGGCCGCGCCGAACGGGGCGATGAACCTGGACCGGCGCTCGACCCGCGACGCGGTGTTCGTGGCCGGCAGCACCGGGCTGGCCCCGGTGAAGTCGCTGCTGGAGGAGCTGACCCGGTACAACCGGACCCGCTGGGTGCATGTCTTCTTCGGCGCCCGTACCCGCGAGGACCTGTACGACCTGGCCGACCTCAACCGGCTGGCCGCGCGCTACCCGTGGCTGTCGGTGGTGCCCGCGTGCAGCGAGGACCCGACGTACCCGGGCGAGCGCGGCACGATCCCCGACGTGGTGGCGCGGTACGGGCCGTGGAACGAGCACGACTTCTTCGTCGCGGGTTCCCATGCGATGGTGCGGGCGACCCTGGGCACGCTGGCCGGGCTGCAGGTGCCCGCGATCCGGATCAAGTACGACGCCTTCGACGAGTTCTAG
- a CDS encoding peptide deformylase: MTTSPVERAADQFVSALAQWRVERGMTKKQLAARMGFDPSYVSHVEGRRHKPTEDFARRAEAVLAAGGVIWQRFQEYDELRHARGPILHRDPPVPVQWMPPGTGLIVEQEIAELTYIGGAYRCRIRRALYNAGVEPVTRYLVKIAVDRYPHDPAGSNRHHRRHPLSFDEMDLHAVAGEGDAAEPMHWRLKLDRDAAKEVWLLFANDHGQFPLYPGRRTTIDYAYTVGEEKWGQWFQRAVRLPTRNLTVRLDFPVEFEPQVWGVETSLAAEVPVRTPLERHNDDQRAVFEWSTDAPLLNARYRLEWRFRGQPRAGVTGPAGSNGNGHEPRASQRMRSIGIVQRGADLLRQRARHFQLPREEQDARDAVSALRATLDRLETVHDFSKGVGLAAPQIGLSLAAAIVRPPERDAEPVVLLNPRIVDESGETDEQYEGCLSFFDYRGLVPRPLRVDVEHARYDGTRVITSFDRAMARLVIHEIDHLEGRLYVDRMAPDATLVPVEEYSQTGRPWLY, from the coding sequence ATGACCACCTCGCCTGTCGAGAGGGCCGCCGACCAGTTTGTTTCGGCACTCGCGCAATGGCGGGTCGAACGCGGGATGACAAAGAAGCAGCTCGCCGCCCGAATGGGCTTCGACCCCTCCTACGTCAGCCACGTCGAGGGACGCCGGCACAAACCCACCGAGGATTTCGCGCGACGCGCGGAGGCCGTCCTGGCCGCCGGCGGCGTCATCTGGCAGAGATTCCAGGAGTACGACGAACTGCGGCATGCCCGCGGCCCCATCCTGCACAGGGACCCGCCCGTGCCGGTGCAGTGGATGCCGCCCGGCACCGGGCTCATCGTCGAGCAGGAGATCGCCGAGCTGACCTACATCGGCGGGGCCTACCGCTGCCGCATCCGCCGCGCCCTCTACAACGCCGGGGTCGAGCCCGTCACCCGCTACCTGGTCAAGATCGCCGTGGACCGGTACCCGCACGACCCCGCGGGCTCCAACCGGCACCACCGGCGGCACCCGCTCAGCTTCGACGAGATGGACCTGCACGCGGTGGCCGGCGAGGGGGACGCCGCCGAGCCCATGCACTGGCGGCTCAAGCTCGACCGGGACGCCGCCAAGGAAGTCTGGCTGCTGTTCGCCAACGACCACGGCCAGTTCCCTCTCTATCCAGGCCGGCGCACCACGATCGACTACGCCTACACCGTCGGCGAGGAGAAGTGGGGCCAGTGGTTCCAGCGGGCGGTCCGGCTGCCCACCCGCAACCTGACCGTACGGCTCGACTTCCCGGTCGAGTTCGAACCGCAGGTGTGGGGCGTCGAGACGTCCCTGGCCGCCGAAGTACCCGTACGGACGCCGCTCGAACGTCACAACGACGACCAGCGGGCGGTCTTCGAATGGTCGACCGACGCGCCCCTGCTCAACGCCCGCTACCGCCTCGAATGGCGGTTCCGTGGGCAACCCCGCGCCGGCGTCACCGGGCCGGCCGGGAGCAACGGCAACGGTCATGAGCCGAGAGCGAGCCAGCGGATGCGCAGTATCGGCATCGTGCAGCGCGGCGCGGACCTGCTCCGCCAGCGTGCGCGCCACTTCCAGCTGCCCCGCGAGGAGCAGGACGCCCGGGACGCCGTCTCCGCCCTGCGTGCCACGCTCGACCGGCTGGAGACGGTGCACGACTTCAGCAAGGGCGTCGGGCTCGCCGCCCCGCAGATCGGCCTCAGCCTGGCCGCCGCCATCGTGCGCCCACCCGAGCGCGACGCGGAGCCGGTGGTGCTGCTCAACCCCCGCATCGTCGACGAGTCCGGGGAGACCGACGAGCAGTACGAGGGCTGTCTCTCGTTCTTCGACTACCGCGGGCTGGTGCCCCGGCCACTACGGGTGGACGTGGAACACGCCCGCTACGACGGCACCCGGGTGATCACGTCGTTCGACCGGGCCATGGCGCGGCTGGTCATCCATGAGATCGACCACCTCGAAGGACGGCTGTACGTGGACCGGATGGCGCCGGACGCCACGTTGGTGCCGGTCGAGGAGTACAGCCAGACCGGCCGGCCCTGGCTGTACTGA
- the lipB gene encoding lipoyl(octanoyl) transferase LipB, translating into MERVDLGEVAYDDAMRRMAGWVAERRSGAAPDRLFLLTHPKVITYGHTTPISDLPSALSDIPAVEADRGGHATYHGPGQLIGYLVLDLHERGPGDIVRQLENSLVAALGSLGFAAERRDTPKGSPSLVGVWTPDGRKIVSIGMRIRGGVTSHGFALNIDPDLSVFDTFVACSLADVTMTSLSRLAAEQGRPLPGEAEIRDAIALSLQKPSPPEQP; encoded by the coding sequence ATGGAACGTGTCGATCTCGGGGAAGTGGCTTACGACGACGCCATGCGGCGGATGGCGGGCTGGGTCGCTGAGCGCCGGTCCGGCGCCGCGCCCGACCGGCTCTTCCTGCTGACTCACCCGAAGGTCATCACGTACGGCCACACGACCCCGATCAGCGACCTGCCCAGCGCCCTGTCGGACATCCCCGCGGTGGAGGCGGACCGTGGCGGCCACGCCACCTACCACGGGCCCGGGCAGCTCATCGGTTACCTGGTGCTCGACCTGCACGAGCGCGGGCCCGGAGACATCGTGCGCCAGCTGGAGAACAGCCTGGTCGCCGCGCTGGGCAGCCTCGGCTTCGCCGCCGAGCGCCGGGACACGCCCAAGGGGTCGCCCAGCCTGGTCGGCGTGTGGACGCCGGACGGCCGCAAGATCGTGTCGATCGGCATGCGCATCCGCGGCGGGGTCACCAGTCACGGGTTCGCCCTCAACATCGACCCGGACCTGTCGGTGTTCGACACGTTCGTGGCGTGCAGCCTGGCCGACGTCACCATGACCTCGCTGAGCCGGCTCGCCGCCGAGCAGGGCCGGCCGCTGCCCGGTGAGGCCGAGATCCGCGACGCTATCGCGCTGAGTCTGCAGAAGCCGAGTCCGCCAGAACAGCCGTGA
- a CDS encoding AraC family transcriptional regulator, protein MDQASQAISALRVGRGTVRRFKQSGRWGLDYSGLTGSGFHVVLHGAGWLLSADSSPVPLKQGDVVLVTSGADHGISSDARPFRGLTPVKVGTAKPASGTADFEFLCGAYRLQHADVHPYLSALPELIVVNPATRSVVDLLDEHESSPKPSGDTARYALLDLMLIGALSQWLTSADQPPTPDPAITAILRTIDDSPHTRWSVQDLSRAAGMSRATFTRRFASAVGRTPQAYLLGRRLDLAARLLRETDEPLASIARRTGYATQFSLAAAFRREYGIPPGSFRRSQLA, encoded by the coding sequence ATGGACCAGGCGAGCCAGGCGATCTCGGCGCTGCGGGTGGGGCGCGGAACAGTCCGCCGGTTCAAGCAGTCCGGCCGATGGGGGCTGGACTACTCCGGTCTGACCGGTAGCGGCTTCCACGTCGTCCTGCACGGCGCCGGTTGGCTGCTGTCGGCGGACTCATCGCCCGTGCCGCTCAAGCAGGGCGACGTGGTCCTGGTGACCTCGGGCGCGGATCACGGAATCAGCAGCGACGCCCGTCCGTTTCGTGGGCTGACACCGGTGAAAGTGGGCACAGCCAAGCCGGCGTCGGGCACCGCCGACTTCGAATTCCTCTGCGGCGCCTACCGCCTGCAGCACGCTGACGTGCACCCCTACCTCTCCGCACTGCCCGAACTGATCGTGGTGAACCCGGCCACCCGGTCGGTGGTCGACCTGCTCGACGAGCATGAATCGTCACCCAAACCGAGCGGGGACACGGCAAGGTACGCCCTGCTGGACCTGATGCTCATCGGTGCCCTGAGTCAATGGCTCACCTCGGCGGACCAGCCGCCGACTCCTGACCCGGCGATCACCGCGATCCTGCGTACCATCGACGACAGCCCGCACACTCGATGGAGCGTGCAGGACCTCAGCCGTGCCGCGGGCATGTCCCGGGCCACCTTCACCCGGCGCTTCGCCTCAGCGGTCGGCAGGACGCCGCAGGCGTACCTCCTGGGCCGTCGGCTCGACCTCGCGGCTCGGCTGCTACGCGAGACCGACGAGCCGCTGGCGTCCATTGCCCGCCGGACAGGATATGCCACGCAGTTCTCTCTCGCTGCGGCCTTCCGTCGCGAGTACGGCATTCCTCCGGGCTCTTTTCGCCGCTCGCAACTCGCTTAG